The DNA window taatgaaaaaaaaattagagttTTACCAATGAGTTTTGTAAAATAATTGCATGTGTTCCAGGTGGCTAACAAGTAAATTTATCAGGTGGATGTAAGATACACAAGATACTTTGAACATATGCAAGCAATAGTGAACTCATTCGACTCGGTACTCGGCCACGGTGCATCGTCCACGTACACGGGGCTCGCCCATAAGGCGATGTCGCGACACTTCCGGTGCATAAAGGATGCGATAGCCTCCGAGTTGAGGCTGTGTAGCGCGGCTCTAGGGGAGAAAGATGTGACAGGAGGGAGTGGGATAACAAAAGGGGAAACACCAAGGCTGAAAATTCTTGAACAAAAGTATAGGCAGCAAAAGGCAGTAGAGCATATGGGAATGCTGGATGCTGAATCTTGGAGGCCACAAAGAGGATTGCCTGAGCGCTCTGTCAACATATTGAGATCCTGGCTTTTTGAGCATTTTCTTCATCCGTATTTTACTTCTCTCTTTCATCTCTTTGCCTAATTCCTACTCACACGCAAGAAACAAATGCATTATATAAATGGAAAAGGTATCTCTGGTCTTTGGTAGAAAATTAATGTTTCATAAAGATATCTGCGTTGAGAATCTTGATTACCACTTAATTTGTTAGGTGTTTGTGATgagaaaattatttaataaatcattaagAATCTTGATTATTTAGGCTCCCTCTGTTGAGTAAATATAATATACATGGATCACAACTCGGAAAatgatatattattattttaaataaaataaatttatataatggtactttaaaattttcaagaatttggATAGGAAATACAAAATTAGAGGTTGTTTCATGAGTGTGCATTGTCTTGATTTAATTAGGTGAGTCCCTATTTGCTTAATTTTATAAAGATTTTTTATATGAGATCATTATAGAAAAAAATATGATAACtttcatttcatttcatttccGTACTTCTAAATCATGACTACATATTATGTGGTACTTTTTCCTCGAAAAAGAGAAAGGAAAAGTGGGACACCCTCAAATCTCATTTTACTCCATCACTAACATAGAATAAACTACATCCGCACACAGACACATAATGGTGACATCAACAATTAATTCAAGTCTTCATGATTTTTGTGCTGATGAGCATATACTCTGTGTaaattcatttatatatatatatatatatattaaatatggtTTACCGAGTAAATCCCATTTGCTTCTGCTACACCGAACAGAATCCCATGCGATAAATTTTATTGGTGTAATGGTTGATTGGTGTGGAATAATATTGCATTTAAATTAAAGGAGAACATTCAGATATACATAGATGGGGGTGGGTGAAACAAAGgataatattgtaattatttaTTTCGTCTCATAGGTACCCAAGTGAAGCAGACAAATATTTGCTGTCTCGGCAGACTGGTTTATCAAAAAACCAGGTACTCATTACATTTCTCTTTTGGTATCAAAATCGATGTGTCGTTTTTCTTTACCCATTGGTTTTTGAATTGATTGTGTCAGATTCTTGTCATCCATCCGTCTGTCTCTAAACAATTtaatcttttttaaaatttaattaacaaaattataacatgcattataataaaaattaatgacGTTTAAACAGAAAATAAATGATACTTCAAATGGCTTTCCATGTATTCTACGACCAGTTATACTCTTTAATGTATAATATTAATCACTTACTTGCAGTAATGCATAATTGTCTGAGAGAAACATTATTTGTTCTAAGAGACTTATAAGTTGTACTCCTCTGGTGGATAGCAGCATACATTAATTTTCTAGTTATGTCCATGGTTAAGGTTTCCCGTTTGTGCTGTTAATCAGAGGATCTGGTAGTTGGTTTAGTTAGCTAGCTAACAAATAATGTAGAGATGGCTTGAGGCTATTTGACTTTACTTATTTTATACAACTTAAAAGCTTCTATATACTATAAGCTGATTTTAGGAGTTTACACGTTATAAAGTCGTATGCTAAATGTACGATAAtaagaatttaaaaatattaatgtcTGAATTATAAGATCTTTACATAATTACCAAAATTATTCACAATAAGTTTCCGTGTTAACGAGCTCTGAAATAGCTCATAAgttgtttaaaataatttataagcTAGCTAGGTCAATCAAGTTctgattttattttgtaaatttatataacaatatcaaaatttaaatgtaACGATCGTTTCTTTGTCTGAGAATGCTTTTGCGTGTtgaatttttcattttaattctcaatcaaatgataatacatatatactttaggctatattatttttttccccAGAAATAAGGCTGATTTTTCTCATCCACCTAATCGAGAAAAAAAGAACCCGTAGGACAACGTACATATGGCCCGTATTTATTTGCATGGATTGGTTTATGTTCATTAAATATTAGCTACTGAATTCGATGCTGCAACAAATTCATCTGTACTACTAGCTACCAATCCCTCAAGGCACACACTCATTAAATTCAGTGAATTTCCAGGTAGCAAATTGGTTCATAAATGCTAGGGTTCGCCTGTGGAAGCCCATGGTGGAAGAAATGTACCAGAAAGAGTTCCAAGATGAGGTACAACATGGGGGAGCAGCGGCAGCACAATCTCCAATGCACAACTCTCCTCCAAGAGACAAAAGATTGGAAATCAATACAGCAGAAAATGACCCTAcgaaaaaaatcaataattacatcAATAGGTTGTCGCCAGTAGGCGCCACCACCTCAGCCGCCTCGTCTGGCGGTTTTCCGCCTCCTGAGTATCGGCCGGAGGCCAAGTTCGGTGGTGGCGGGAGTGTGGGTAGGGGTGGAAGCCAGGCGGGGGATGTGTCGCTGACTTTGGGGTTTAGGCATTCGGAAAATATGCCAAGAATGAGCCAATTCTCAATTAGAAATCTTGGAgcttattaattaaaatattatacaatTATTATAGGGTAATTAGTGTAAGTAATGTGTGGAGATTCTTGTTCGGTTACATAAATATGTATACTGAGTGCAATTTGTATGTAGCGGAGAGAAAATATGTTATAATTGTGAtgggattttttttatataaaaaaatagaatatgTTTGTAAAATATTTGATTATGGATAGATGAAGATCGATACTCGGTGGAGTAACAAAATGAAATTATCttaaaaaatcattaataaaTATCACCTATCCTTTTGGAACGATCATAATTTCAtttgcaaaaatttgtgtgagacggttcatagatcatattttgtgagataaatctcttatttgagtcattcatgaaaagatattactttttatgctaaaagtattagtttttattgtgaatatcggtaggattgatccgttcatagataaatattcatgagacagtctcacaaaaaacatactcaatttcattttatatatGCTACAtcgattaataaaaaattattatctaacgattttttttttttgtaaactaattattttgttttctcATTCATATTGTGCAACGTGGATCACCCGAAAGCCTGAACCATTGGCGTTGGACTAGCCCATTAAAGAAATTAATAGCTGTATTGAGCCTATATAAATTGGGTCGGTCATGGTTCCGATTTGGATAACCATCTTGGGCCAAATTGAGTTTGGATCAGACCACttaaaattgcctccttcataCGGACTACGGAGGGTATATTAATCAATTAAACTGAATTATCCTCCACAAGCTTCAAATTAAAGAAGTGAACTCACTCACCAGTCGCCACGACACCTCCATCAATGGCTATGGCCACTTCCATCTCCGCTCTCACCTCATCCATAGCTTCTCTCTCATTCTCCTCCAGAATTTCACCCAATCCCGTTCCTTCTATTCATTTGCTCCAGTAAAACCCCTATCTTTGAAATCCTATGGCCCCAAATTCCCCACCTTCGTATTCAACTCCTCAGCTTCCGTCGCCGATCCAGACGTGGAAACAGCTGATCTCGAAAATCTTGTGAAATCCAGGCTTCCCGGTGGGTTCGCGGCGCAGAGTATAATTGGCACCGGCCGCAGGAAATGTGCTATTGCTAGGGTTGTTCTGCAGGAAGGCTCCGGGAAATTTATCGTCAATTATCGCGATGCTAAGGTTCTTTTAACACTTCGGGTTTTATTGGggttttttcttcttcttctttacgCTGATATTTTATTCTTGCTCATAATTTAATTGAAAGCCGTtatgaatttaattttgatttttatatcATAAACGTTTTTGTGGGTATATCGTATATCATGATAATAGTAGGCTGAAGCTATCATTTCTAGCATCACAAAACATAATCCGCCTTGTCAGGCGCCATTTCGGAGAGTTTCTGAtgagttttaaaattattgtattattttaaaaataaatagaggAGAAATTAATTTTTGCTGTCATTTGATCAGTTTGGACATCTGCTTGTGTGTCTGTTGAAAATTTTGTTCGGAACCCATTAATTTGAACGTACTTTTTTAGAGGATATAAAACTGAAGCAGTTCATGCTGGTAGTTTGACTATCCAATTTGATGGGGTGAGAAAAATTTGTGCTTCGTAATTCTGAGGTTATTATGAGGATTTTGAGATTTCAAGATCAACATGTCTACATTGATCGAAGTAATTTTGCAGGAATACCTTCAAGGGAATCCTTTATGGCTGCAGTATATTAGGACTCCTCTAGTGACTTTAGGATATGAGAGTAGCTATGATGTCTTTGTGAAGGCGCATGGTGGCGGCCTGTCTGGGCAAGCTCAAGCAATTTCCCTCGGTGTTGCTCGGGCTCTACTGAAAGTGAGTGCAAACCACAGATCGCCTTTGAAACAGGAAGGTCTCCTGACCAGAGACTCCAGAGTAGTTGAGAGGAAGAAGGCTGGGCTGAAGAAAGCTAGGAAGCGCCCTCAGTACTCAAAACGTTAAGGTTTTTAGCTGATATTGCAACtcctttttaaatttttgtataaCTTTAAGTTCACGGTGGAATCGTGGAGCCATGTTCAGCTTTGCTTTCTCAGAATTGATACCATAATCAACCTCATATTATGCTGACACACATCAAGATTGTGGCTTTCTGTGTGTAAAATCTTTGTTTTGTCTTTGGTTTGTTGTACTGATTTTCACAGGAAGGATTGATCTTCTCTTCTTCTGTTTTATGTATCTTCAGTTACAAAATAAACTCTGAATTCAAGTTTGATTTCCGACTCTCATTTTTAGCAAATAAATGTATGTTGGAATAAACACCTTTTATGTTGATGTGAGGGACGCCAGAAATCTTTAGCTCGATCCAGCAATCAATTACAAGctcaaatttaatcatattaggccTAGATTGGTATTGAGGGAATGAGATAGGAATGGAATCGAGTGATCTCAACTCATTAACACCGAATAGTTAGTCAACAACTCCACAGATGTAACTCGAGAGAATGGagttttgataaaataaattattgatcTAGCTAGAGGGCAACTCATGGTTCAGGTGTGATCTTTAGGCGTAGTGTTCGATCAAAATAgtgggattttttttttaaaaaataccacTCAATTGTCACACTGTTATGGACCACGTGTAGTTATTGTTGAAGGATGAATATTTCTTGTTTCATCTTTATCTGACCATATTGTAAAATTATACACAATCTACTTTCATGCTTGACATTTTCTTTGAATTCTATTTCAAATCGACAGCTCTGCAACTCAAGCAGAAGAGACTTGAATTCATGATGGAAGAGATTTTAagttccaaaaaaataaaaataaaaaaccatCTTCGataataataaatgaaataCAGATCGAAGAACAAAAAAATATCCACTTCGTTTCTTACAACTTTAATTTCCTTCATATATATCGGCTGCTCTATATACTAGCGTATCCTCTAAGTGTTATATTGGATGTGCACACGATTTCTCATTTATTCCTCAGCTCCACAAAGAGTGATTCTTGAAAGTATGGATATAGACGCAGAGAACAGAAACACAACTCCAGCGTAGCAGGCAAGATCTAAAGGACTTGTAGTTGTCACATATTTAAGTTCAAACTTGACCTACCCGAAGGCGAAGCTCGACTTGGTGATCGAGTCACACGAGGCGGCCTTTCAGGTGAAGGCGGGTGAAAAGATGCTTGAGCATCAGCTGTTTGCTAACAAGGACCCGAAGACGTTCGATCGAACCGAGCAGTTTTTACGTGACCGGTTCGTGGGTGAAGAAGGGTAGAAACTTTTGAAGCACGTGCTATGGTCCAATGGACCGGAAACAGAGTCGCCCACTGTTGGGAACAAACAATGTGCGGGGAAGAACTTTGTGGGGATTGAAGCGAGGTTGCTGGTGGCGGAGCTGTTTTGCCGTTGCGAGTCCTTTGATGTTGTGTTAAGATTGACACTtgaacctaactcaaccccaaaagctagctcaagggaaGAGGATTGTCCAaacccatatatacaactctcaagTTATTAAGTCAACCAATGTGGGACAATTAATacactgttagagtagatgccctttaagccaactgttggctagggaatttattgactcagttgtaataaacaatctttattttaatataatttaatgtttcatggtttgttatttctttatctgtatacccatgtgaacaacatagataaagaccttgattatactttaatacaaatgaatagtaattcgatgttgaaactcatttgtaaacactgtattatCTAAAtctgttcctagtcgattcagccgcctaaaacatggataaaggtcgcttgagctcgagattagtatctgtgatgttgtgtaccgcgtttcttggtaagggcatggagatgtccaaacatacagataggtagtcatatgatgattataccgaacaaccatccctcggactttccaagtggttatcattcatcgagaggataagtccatggtcatgattgtacaccattagtccttacgacccgggacaacactgaggctctatatgctaggactggactttgactcgtttaccggctccaggagagtcatcaggtggcgagattgggtacagttgcgacacatgtaggagccagtgcattgtagtcggggattcaccgctcacctacgggtgtggatatcctatgtgatctgatgaaataatagtgcatggaatctctggccagagtatgaaatgtacgttagagaaggagttctccaacagTACATGCggtgccactatttatagttatcacatagttatcgaattaatatgcaaccctcgatgaaccaatggttgcagattcgatcgggatatatgagatgaagggaccgtactgtacgttaataataatcgactggttcttgcaggcactatcagtgatacctaggggatcatggggcgatgctactagacgctcttaccatgattcgatgggtgcaatcagaaatgagttctgacattcttgatcaagatattgatgaaaagaatggggctgactagggtaagcccgaataaaggattatgtcctgaatcacaaagagttgtgaacccacggctagctgtatccctgaaccattgagggtcacacaagcactgtcttacttgttcccgttgagataataagttcaatgagttgaatttataagaaataagtttgatatgatcaatcgataagcttataaataaattttataaaagcttatagaaattttgagagcatgactgctaaAGACAGTCAAAAGAAATAAACATGTTTTATTTAGATTTTGGTGATCTcccaaatatatatgtattaaaagaaaatcaagatTGAAAGAGGTTGGCATGCatatttaaaatctttaattaatttaattaattagattaattaaattaagaaaGTATTAGAAAAAATAATGAGGTATTTTGATTCCCAATTTACGTAACATGCATCCACAAGGTTTTATTGAAATTCATTGacttaattaatatgattaattaaggaaatgacaatcaattattcaaattaataatatatgttTGAGATCACCGAAACTTAAAAAAAAGGAACAAGGATTTTGATTCTTTTTGAAATAAGGCATTGACCGAAGATTTTAAAAGAAGAATAAGGGGAAAGTCTCCAAGAGATATTATTCTAATTCTCTTCTAAAATTCCATCGGCTCTTCAAAAAAAATTGCAAGAAAAGTTTTGCTATCAAAAGGTTTTTGAACCATCTTGTTTTCTTGATCTCAAATACAAAATCTTCTacactttctagtgcaagttagaagaggaacaactATTTCAGTCGTGAACCTGATTCGGAGATTTGAAGAAAGTTCgaagggatttacaacaagagctacatccgctaataccggagtTGTTGGTGCAAAGTGAatattcactaaaggtataacAATTTCTTACATCCTATGCATGTTTATGTATTtgttaaaaccatacgagtgtccaaaattattttgtttttcaaaataaaataaaaattattttaaacttccgctgcgttttgggcacgtagaaaaccgagatccaacacacACCCCTCtcaggaatgaacatctggagcgtggagtttacaaatgacccaattatgggcagaacgggtggcctaattataggcagtccaacacataacggtggaaacctgggctctgataccatgttaagattgacacttgaacctaactcaaccccaaaagctagttCAAGGGGAGAGGATTATCCAAgctcatatatacaactcccaagTTATTAagccaaccgatgtgggacaattaacatGTTGAGACCGGCACGTCGACGCTCGGCTCCTCCGTTGACATCACGTCGTTAAAACTTGCAAGTTCCTAGACCGGGCCGAAACTGTTTCGGTTTTCTCCTAATGTTCGAGTTGTAATTGCATGCTTTTGTTCGGTTGGAAGGGCCTCCGCAGATAATTATCGGGCATAATTTTGCTCtttcataattatatatttcaatACTTTTGACTAAAATCAAACAGtctgtgtaaaaaaataaaaatcagatAGTCGAAAGagtaatatatttttaagttttttatttaatttaaaaaccacTTGGGAATGCATGTGACATTTGGAAAACGGGGTATTTTATCACATAATTTATTAGACCAGCTTATCTCCTCTCTCGACGTATAATGCTTTATCCGCAGCAGCATGAAATTGACATCTGACCAAAAAGTTCATTATATCCATTCGAATTAATTTAAATGAACTCCCATAACATATTATACACGAGTTTATTCAAAATTTGATCAACATTAAGGAAATTAGAACCCCAAATGTTTACCTTTTGAACTGATTCAGCAAACTATTTGATGAAGGCGAGCTCCGATCACTTTGCCAAGAGTCCTGAACTGAAACCGGAGAGAAATCTGCAACAGTATCCGATGAATTCGTGCCACCGAACAGTATCTGTTTCAATGGATTTTCGCTTAAATTCGAAGAAGATGAACACGAAGATGCTTCGTCTAATGAATTTGACCATTTACTCAGCCTGATCTGTTCCAATTCAATGGCAACTTCCGTCATTGAAGGCCTCGTATCCCTGTGAAACGCCAGGCATCTGAATGCCAATTCAGCCACTCTGTGCACTGATGAAACTGTCCACAAATCAAAGTTTAGTTCGAGAGAGGGGTCGATTATCTCATCTAGACAGCCTCTTCCAATCCTGTCTACAGCTAATGCAGCCAGATTTACTTCATTCTGATGGCGACTGAAATCTACAGCTCTAAGAGATGTTATGATCTCGATAAGAACGACTCCTAAACTATATACATCACTCTTATCTGATAAATGAAAATGCTGATGATACTGAGGATCGAGATACCCGGGGGTGCCCTGAGGGGCAGTTGAGATGTGGGATGACTCGATCATGCCTAATCTTGAAAGCCCAAAGTCCGCTACTTTGGACTTGTAGTTGTAGTCTAGTAGGATGTTGCTTGATTTTATATCCCTATGATAAATAGGTGGGTGCATTGCATTGTGAAGATAGGAAATAGCCTGAGCTGTTTCCGAGGCATATTTTAAACGAACCGGCCATGGAAGCCCATTGCCTTTTTCTCTTTGGAGATGTTGGGATAAGGTTCCATTAGGCATGAACTCATAAACAAGAATCCTAGGAGCCGGACAAGGTTCGGATGGCTTACCGAGGATAGGAGTTTGATTTCATTTATGACTTGTTCTATGCTGTCTGCGTCTCTTCGCTTTATTCTCTTGATGGCGACCCATTCCTCGTTCAGTTTACCGGAGTAAACGGTTCCATAGGCCCCATTCCCGAGCCTTCTTTTCT is part of the Primulina tabacum isolate GXHZ01 chromosome 18, ASM2559414v2, whole genome shotgun sequence genome and encodes:
- the LOC142532689 gene encoding BEL1-like homeodomain protein 2 isoform X2, with the translated sequence MTSKNQGDWMIRFQGFDPLSSQLDNLSALQPPVYNGTGGGSMLAEVINLPWRRTASGLLDDQIQYADEISLQKFNPITSDNSHLQGFHLMSPAVAAPESINPSQFTWIPSSGGGGGLNTETTRIGRVNVEGQGLSLTLSSSLKNLEATKMEKLSIGHGEYSFHGMGPSSHYGLNTLATNQQFFHDQNQIYPGFRESTRVKNGLRNSLYLRAAQELLEEFCCVGRGQYLKNQKSKKVEKNPNSSFDASRGTAQTSSSKDQPSLSPSERTEYHRRKIKLLSMLDEVDVRYTRYFEHMQAIVNSFDSVLGHGASSTYTGLAHKAMSRHFRCIKDAIASELRLCSAALGEKDVTGGSGITKGETPRLKILEQKYRQQKAVEHMGMLDAESWRPQRGLPERSVNILRSWLFEHFLHPYPSEADKYLLSRQTGLSKNQVANWFINARVRLWKPMVEEMYQKEFQDEVQHGGAAAAQSPMHNSPPRDKRLEINTAENDPTKKINNYINRLSPVGATTSAASSGGFPPPEYRPEAKFGGGGSVGRGGSQAGDVSLTLGFRHSENMPRMSQFSIRNLGAY
- the LOC142533408 gene encoding LOW QUALITY PROTEIN: small ribosomal subunit protein uS9c-like (The sequence of the model RefSeq protein was modified relative to this genomic sequence to represent the inferred CDS: inserted 1 base in 1 codon), producing MAMATSISALTSSIASLSFSSRISPNPVPSIXFAPVKPLSLKSYGPKFPTFVFNSSASVADPDVETADLENLVKSRLPGGFAAQSIIGTGRRKCAIARVVLQEGSGKFIVNYRDAKEYLQGNPLWLQYIRTPLVTLGYESSYDVFVKAHGGGLSGQAQAISLGVARALLKVSANHRSPLKQEGLLTRDSRVVERKKAGLKKARKRPQYSKR